In the genome of Tubulanus polymorphus unplaced genomic scaffold, tnTubPoly1.2 scaffold_67, whole genome shotgun sequence, one region contains:
- the LOC141914659 gene encoding receptor-type tyrosine-protein phosphatase alpha-like codes for MATQSPLADTITDFWQMIFDFNCELIVMMHQEYPQDPTYANYCPAAGSIKFGPFTITVDEVSLPCKTIVRRDLILQKRNESRQIRQIQFLGWPEDASVPDVQYLFEFVKLVTREHVTSPIVVHCMDSATRTGLFCAAFELITETPSNEQIDIYHCIQKLRMTRPQFIPNLEQYKFLHDLMIFYLQGFDTYANLS; via the exons ATGGCTACACAAAGTCCATTGGCAGATACAATTACTGATTTCTGGCAAATGATCTTTGACTTTAACTGTGAACTTATTGTAATGATGCATCAAGAATATCCACAAGATCCG ACATATGCAAACTATTGTCCTGCAGCTGGAAGCATCAAATTCGGTCCTTTTACGATCACTGTGGATGAGGTTTCATTGCCCTGTAAGACCATTGTTCGCCGGGATTTGATCCTCCAAAAACGGAAT GAATCGCGTCAGATTCGTCAGATCCAGTTTTTAGGATGGCCTGAGGATGCGTCAGTTCCTGACGTACAATATCTATTCGAGTTTGTGAAGTTAGTTACAAGAGAACACGTCACCAGTCCTATTGTTGTACATTGCAT GGACAGCGCAACTAGAACTGGACTATTTTGTGCGGCATTTGAACTGATCACCGAGACGCCATCTAACGAACAAATCGATATTTATCACTGTATACAAAAACTACGAATGACTCGACCTCAAttcattccaaatttg GAACAATACAAGTTTCTGCATGATCTGATGATATTCTATTTACAAGGATTCGACACTTATGCGAACCTTAGTTAG